From Larus michahellis chromosome 5, bLarMic1.1, whole genome shotgun sequence, the proteins below share one genomic window:
- the PARM1 gene encoding prostate androgen-regulated mucin-like protein 1 has translation MGCCCRLLLALLLLPAGLGNDSTASPLAPTGPPFPSERIPVGPGSRDADVSTPAPRQPSLSMSTGAARDGVSSGLAERDGRNATPTAALSPAPASINVSSTAAITTADSPSVASNPSSVPPTLETAPGLRTANTATLARGTMDLGAAASPTRIPASSSSSLPTSDLYSSTGTVLSPTPVLTNPRTTQPPTPTKEFPSLGTVAMASSLAVEPTSPPVTVTDPTTAEATAMGKTTLSTGVTMEEVPRALSAGSIVAITVTVIVVVVLVFGAAAYLKIRHSSYGRLLDDHDYGSWGNYNNPLYDDS, from the exons atgggctgctgctgccgcctcctcctcgccctcctcctcctcccggcag GACTGGGCAATGACTCCACAGCATCACCCCTCGCCCCCACCGGCCCTCCCTTCCCCTCGGAGAGGATCCCGGTGGGGCCAGGCTCCAGGGATGCAGATGTCTCCACACCGGCTCCTCGCCAGCCTTCGCTGTCCATGTCCACAGGAGCTGCCAGAGATGGGGTGTCCTCTGGGCTAGCGGAGAGGGATGGCCGCAATGCCACCCCCACAGCAGCACtgtcccctgctcctgcctccatcAACGTGAGCTCCACCGCCGCCATCACCACAGCAGACAGCCCATCCGTGGCCTCCAACCCCAGCTCGGTGCCACCAACCTTGGAGACAGCCCCAGGTCTTCGGACAGCAAATACTGCCACCTTGGCAAGAGGCACGATGGATTTgggggcagctgccagccccacgcgtatacctgcatcctcctcctcctccctccccaccagcgaCCTGTACTCATCCACTGGGACGGTCTTGTCCCCAACGCCTGTCCTCACGAACCCCCGCACGACCCAGCCACCGACGCCGACCAAGGAATTCCCTTCCCTGGGGACGGTGGCCATGGCATCAAGCCTGGCCGTGGAGCCAACGTCCCCCCCAGTGACTGTGACTGACCCCACCACAGCCGAGGCCACGGCCATGGGCAAAACCACCCTCTCCACCGGCGTCACCATGGAAGAGGTTCCCCGTGCCTTGAGCGCAG GGAGCATCGTGGCCATAACTGTGACGGTCAtcgtggtggtggtgctggtttTCGGGGCGGCGGCGTACCTCAAGATCAG GCACTCCTCCTACGGCAGGCTTCTGGATGACCACGACTACGGCTCCTGGGGCAACTACAACAACCCTCTCTACGATGACTCCTAG